GAATGGGAGAAAGGACCATGTCCAATATCATGGAGAAGTGCCGTTACCAAGCAAAGCAAACGGTCTTCTTCATTCCAGTGCGGCCTGCCCTGAAAAACGTCAATCATTCGCCGCATAATTTCATACACCCCAAGCGAATGGTTAAAACGTGTATGCTCCGCTCCGTGAAAGGTGAGAAACGTCGTCCCCAGCTGGCGCACCCGCCGCAACCGTTGAAACTCTTTCGTTCCAATCAAATCCCAGATTAACCGATCACGGACATGGATATATCGATGAACCGGGTCCTTGAACACTTTTTCTTCTTTTAATATTGTATTGCCTCTGCTCATATGGCAAAGCCAACCTTTCCATCTCTTTTCTTCATTATAACGAAAGAAAAGGACCAAGCAAACGAAAACGCCAGCTAAACTGCATCCAACAAGTGTTTTATTTGCAAAAGAGCGGAATGCCATTTGGATCGACATGGCCGAATCTCTCCTATAGAAACAATGCGTGTTATACTGAGAAGACATGAAATTTATTTGAACGGAGCTTAAGGGAATGACAAGTTTACAAACGTTTCCGGGAAACGAATGGCGTTGGTTAAATCATTCGGAAAAGGGACTGGCTTACAGCCCCCTTCATTCCTTCGCATATGATGACACCCTTTGCGAAAGCGTCGGCAAACAAGACGCTTTTCCGACCGTGCATACATGGGTTCACAAACCGACGATTGTGCTCGGCACCCTGGATAGTCGCCTGCCTTCTATCCACCGCGCGATAGAGCAACAAAATAAAAATGGCTTTGATACAATCGTACGCAATTCCGGGGGCCTCGCTGTTTTTCTCGATCCGGGAATTCTAAACATCTCGCTCATCGTAAAAGATACGAAAACCTTCACGATCAATGCTGCTTACACGTTCATGTGGAACTTTGTCCGGGAGATGTATCGGGACGCAACACATGAAATATTGACAGGCGAAGTCGTCGGATCTTACTGTCCGGGCAATTTTGATCTCAGTATCGGGGGAACAAAATTTGCGGGCATTTCCCAGCGTCGTCTACGTAACGGGATATCCATCCAAGTGTACCTCGCCATTACAGGTACCGGGTCCGAACGGGCAGAAATCATCCGTCAATTTTATCAAGCAGCCGGAGGGGATCACAATCCCTCAACGCCAACGGTCGAGCCGCGAACGATGGCTTCCCTGTCGGAATTGTACAAGCGGGAAATGACAATTGCTGACAGTGAAGCGCGCATGAAGCGTGTGTTCAATGATCACGGGATCACGCTCACGCCAGCCCAATTATCTTCCAACGAAGAAATTCGTTTCCAAAAAAGATTAGACCTGATCCATGGGCGTAACAAAAAAATATTGGGATACAACTAGAAAGCCCGTTGGCTACGAGCAACGGGCTTCTTTTCATTCGATAGTCCATTTTTCTTCCTTTGTGTGCGAAAGACTGACAAATGTGTCACATTTACGAAATCCCCGTGTGCTCCGTTTTCTTCCCTGCTGTAACATGTGTTAAAATAGGGCTTGGAGCACAGGAAAGAGAGAAAGGAGCATACGAAATGCCTGAGCCTGCAGAAACCATTGATGGCTGGTATTGCCTGCATGATCTCCGTTCGATTGACTGGACATCATGGAAACACGTACCGGAGGATGAAAAACAAGAGATACTTGCTGAATTCACGGCTATGGTCGACAAATGGATAGACAATGAACAAAAAGAAGAAGGTAGCTACGCTCTGTATTCCATTTTAGGGCAGAAAGCGGACCTCATGTTCATGTTGCTCCGTCCGACGATGGAAGAATTGGAACAAATTGAAAAAGCCTTTAATCAATCACGCTTAGCCGAATATACGGTTCCGGCATATTCCTATGTCTCCGTTGTGGAACTGGGTAAGTACATGTTCCGCGGCGAAGGGGACCCTCTCGAAGACCCGAGCGTCCGCGAACGCGTCTTCCCGATATTACCGAAATGGGAACACATTTGCTTTTACCCGATGGACAAAAAACGTGAAGGCGACGATAATTGGTACATGATGCCCGCGAAAGACCGAGGACAATTGATGTACGGCCACGGGATGGTGGGCCGCAAGTACGCGGGATATGTCAAACAAGTCATTACCGGCTCCGTCGGTTTCGATGATTGGGAATGGGGCGTTACTTTATTTGCCCACGACGTCATTCAATTTAAAAAACTCGTTTATGAAATGCGTTTTGACGAAGCCTCCGCGCGTTTTGCCCAGTTTGGCCCTTTCTATGTTGGAAATGTATTGGAAAAAGATAACATCACAGGGTATTTCCAAGTATAATTGTCGGAATAAACCTTGACAAATCATGTTCATTCTTTTATCTTTTAAAGTATTCCAGTAAATAGGATACGGTGGATAGTGGATATTTTCACCTACTATTAAAGGGTGGAAATATCCTTTTTTACTACATATGCAGGAGGAGATAGGGTTGAAAACTAGTTTGTTGGGATATCCCCGCATTGGAGAGAAACGAGAATGGAAAAAAGCGCTGGAGGCACATTGGGCCGGGAACCTAAGCAGCGAAGACCTTCATGCCGAAATGAAGGCCGTTCGTTTAAACCACCTAAAAAAACAACAGGATGCCGGAATTGAAACCATCCCGGTGGGGGACTTTACGTATTATGATCATATTCTCGATGCATCCGCCATGTTCGGATTAGTCCCGGACCGCTTTGAATACGACGGCGGAAGTGTATCGCTAGAGACATACTTTGCAATGGCCCGGGGGAACAAAGACGTGCCTGCCTCCGAAATGACAAAGTGGTACAACACGAATTATCACTACATCGTTCCTGAAATCGAAAATAAAACTCCCACATTGACCGCAAACTACCTGCTGGATGCTTACAAGGAAGCAAAAGAAGAACTTGGCATTGAAGGAAAGCCTGTGATCATTGGCCCTTATTCATTTCTGAAATTGGCAAAACATTATAAGAACGATGCGTTTCCCGAATTACTCACCCAATTCACCGACGTTTATGTTGAACTTTTCCAAACGCTTGCCGATGAAGGCGTCCAATGGGTACAAGTGGACGAGCCTTCCCTCGTCACGACGATTCCGGAAGAAGACGTTCCACTGATTCGCAAAACCTATGAAACACTCCAAAAAGAAGTACCGCAACTTAACGTTTTATTACAAACGTATTTTGAAGCTGTCAGCCATTACGAGAAAGTCATCGAACTCCCCGTAGCCGGCATCGGACTGGATTTTATCCATGATCAAGGTAAGAATCTGCATGCCTTGCAAACACACGGCTTTCCTAAAGACAAAGTGCTTGGAGCAGGAGTGATCGACGGCCGCAATATTTGGAAAGCGAAACTCAAAGATAAGCTTGTGCTATTAAATGAAGTTCAAAATTATGTGCAGAATGATAAGATTTGGCTTCAACCATCCGCGAGCTTACTACATACGCCTGTAACCGTGGAAAATGAACCGGCACTTGATGCAACCTTGAAACAGGCCCTTTCATTCGCCGACGAGAAAATGGAGGAACTTCGTCTCCTGCAAGAGTTGGGCGTCGGGGAATCTAAAGCGAAGGACAAAATATTGGCAGACAACGAGGAAATTTTTACTGCTCTTAAAGAAAAGGGTTGGCGCAAGGAAGAACCGGATACGGCTACCTCCAAGGGAGTGAGCCGTACGCTAAGCTATGAAGAACGCCGAAAAAAACAATTAGAGAAGTGGCCATTGCCTAAGCTCCCCACAACAACGATCGGAAGTTTCCCACAAACGCGCGATGTTCGCCGTTTACGTGCCCGATTGAAAAAGGGAGAGCTTACACGGTCAGAATACCAATCCGCCATCCAATCCCATATCAAGACGTGGATTGACCACCAGGAAGAAATCGGTTTAGACGTGCTCGTCCATGGTGAATTTGAGCGAAACGATATGGTCGAATACTTTGGCGAGCGCCTGGAAGGCTTTGCTTTTACAAAAAACGCCTGGGTGCAATCCTACGGTTCGCGCGGGGTGAAACCTCCGATCATCTACGGGGATGTACGGTTTAAAGAGCCGATGACCGTGGAAGAAACCGTCTATGCCCAGTCGTTGACGGACAAACCTGTCAAAGGCATGCTTACCGGACCCGTCACGATTCTCAATTGGTCCTTTGAACGGGACGATCTGCCGAAGCAACAAGTTGCTTTTCAAATTGCGGAAGCGATGAAAGAAGAAGTGAGCGCCTTGGAAGACGCCGGCATCGAAATGATTCAAATCGATGAACCTGCCTTGCGCGAGGGGTTGCCGCTGAAACGTGAAGATTGGCCGACCTATTTGGAATGGGCCGTGCAAGCGTTCAGGGTAAGCTCTTCCTATGTGGAAAATACGACCCAAATTCACACCCATATGTGCTACAGTGAATTTCAGGATATTATCGATGCGATCAGCGCCCTTGATGCCGATGTTATCTCTATTGAAACGTCCAGAAGCCAAGGCGATATTCTGGAAACGTTTGAAAATAATGTTTATGATAAAGGCATAGGCCTTGGCGTTTACGACATTCACAGCCCACGGGTGCCATCGGAAGAGGAAATGTTGCACGTTATGCGCCGTGCCCTCCGCGTGCTCCCCGCCGATCTCTTCTGGGTCAACCCGGATTGTGGCTTAAAAACGCGCAATGAGGAAGAAACGGTTGCCGCCCTAAAAACAATGGTGACTGCCGCCGAAAAAGCACGTGCAGAAGTGACAAGCTAATGTTTTCAGAAGCAATCAAGAGCCTCCCGCCCTCAGAGCAGGAGGCTCTTTTTGGCTTGTCGAGAAGAATAAGACGGCGCTAGTTCGATCAGAACAGGTGGAGGTCGTCCACCATTCGAAGAATTGTGGGATAAAGGGTGGAAAGCGATTATAAAGAGCTATGTCGCGATCATATTTTAGGGTGGGGCTTCGGCTGCCTATTTGAACACCCAGTGTAACACTCTATCCATATTTCTAAGCGCTCACCGTTCATAATTGTGTTTTTCTTCTACGCTATCATCCTCCCGATGGATGATCAGCTGTGTGCCTTTATTTCGGGCAATTTCACGGCCGCGTGTCACGGCTTCTTTTTTATTTTCAAACACTTCCGATGGCTGGTAAGCCCCCTCTGCTTGTACAGCCCAACCTCCTTCGGAGTGGGGAGTTACAAATTGCGGGCGTTCGAGCAATTCCGGGCGGCTGCCGTCCCGATCATTTTCCGGGGTCGTATCCTCTTCTTTTAAAAACTGCTGAATTTCCGACTCACTGGCATTTTCGCGCCATTCCTTCGCTTGTTCGGTAGCAATCGGAATCGCCCTTCCTTCATCATGTCCATCCTCAAGCATAGCATTGCCTATCTCAATAGCTTTTTTTCGAACCGTTCGATCCATGTTCTTCCATGAACTGGGGTAATCATTCATATTCCACGCCATATCCATCACCTCTTTTTTGTTTTCCTATTCCCGGTACAATCACCTTTTAATCAAACGAAAAATAAAACATATATGCTTCATTGAATCATATAATGTAATAATGCTCAGAAGAACCAAGACACCACTTGGGGGTGGCCGTGAATGGCAGTGATACCGGCGACAGAACAGGATGTGCAAGTCCTCGCTCGGTTAATGCGGGCAGAAGCGGAAGGTGAAGGCAATCTAGGCATGCTCAATGCAGGTACGACAATGGTCAACCGTGTACGATTTAACTGTTCGGATTTTGAGGATATCCGTACGATCGATCAGATGGCCTTTCAATCTCCGGGAGGATTTGAAGCCGTTCAAAAAGGTCACTTTTATCAACGGGCACGAGATAATGAAATCCAACTTGCCCGCCGTCTCATTCAAGGTGAACGTTTCCACCCCGCTCAACGGTCTCTGTGGTTTTTTCGACCGCCCGGCGCTTGTGATCCTGACTGGTTTGGCCAACCGCTCATCGGTCGATATAAACTACATTGTTTTTATGAACCAACACCCGAAGAGTGTCCGGAAATGAAGTAAGATAAAAATATAAAGGAGGAAATATTGTGTACGTAAATCCCTGGTACGGGTATTACCCGTATTACCCACAACAATATGGCATGCCTGATGTGTACCGACAAGAACAAATGAACCAACAGCAACAACAGCAGCAGCAAATGCAACAAATGCAACAACAAATGGAGCAGCAGCAAATGGGAGCACTTCCGGTTGAACAATCATACATCGAGAATATTTTACGATTAAATTTGGGCAAGGATGCAAGGGTGTATATGACTTTTGGAAATGGAGGAAATCAACAGTCACAAGTGTTTGAGGGCAGATTGGAAGCAGCCGGGCGTGACCATATCATTATCGTTGATGATAACACCGGGAGACGCTATCTACTGCTTATGATCTACCTTGATTATGTCACGTTCGATGAACCCCTTGATTACGAGTATCCATTTGCTAATGAAGGAGAAGCCGGGCAGCAATTGGTTCAATATTCTCCCCGTTAAAATGAAGGCGGCCAAACGGCCGCTTTTTACATAAAGAAGGCATGATTCTTCGATTGCAGGCAAAAGCTAGTACTATATTTAGAAATTCTTGATATGCCACTCTTTGGGCAGCGTGACTCCTGCCCCCCTTTCGGAGAGGGAGGTCTCTTTTTTAGAGACGACAACGGAAGAATCGTCCCTCTCGGGGCGGGGGATAACCTTTTGACGAACAATTACGCGAATATTGTTCCTCTCAGCTCGAGGGATATACCTTTGGACGGACGATTACGCATAGCGACCGTTCACTTTTTCTTTCTTTTGACAGTCAAACTTCTTTTCAGCTAGTGTATATTAAGGAAGGTCGGCTAAGTTCGCCACGTCCTGTGGCAACGCCGACACTAGCACTTCCTGTGCGTCGGAAGGCCAGTGTGCCACGTCCAGATAAGAGACGGGCAATGAACGGCGGGAGATTGTCTCCCCCATTCCAACTGTTAGGTAATGATTTTTTATTGAAGGAGAGGGGCAATGCGCGAAAGCACTTTGGATGCAAAACCACGGAAACAAAGCGTGCGCCAAATGTTTAAGGACTTGTTTTCCCGGGTTCGCCCGCATTGGCGTTTGATTTTGATTGCTGTCATTGCTGTACTTTTTGTCGCCTTGATTGAGTTTGCGATTCCCCAATTCATCCAATATACGATTGACGTTGTCATCCCCGAAGCACAATTGGACATGCTCGCCTGGGTAATTGCCGGCATTATTGGCGGAGCTTTCCTCCTCATCGGTTTTCAATTTGCGGGAAGTTATATCATGGCTATCGTCGGACAACGGGCACTTTATGATCTCCGAAATGAGTTGTACAGTCACATGCAACATTCCGATGTTTCTTTTTTTGACAATAATCGTACTGGAGATTTAATGTCGCGGATGACCAATGATGTTAATATGTTGCAGCAATTGCTTGCTTCCGGTCTCTTGAATTTACTGACGGATATCTTTATTTTCATAGCGATATCCACTTATATGTTTTATGTAAATTGGCAGCTTGCTACCCTGATCTTGTTAACGTTTCCCCTTCTTTTTTATCTCACGCGGTATTTTGCCAAACGGATTCGCACCGCCTACTTAAGGGTCCAGGGAAGCCTTGCCGAAATGAACAACCATTTACAAGATACTTTTTCGGGTATTCGCCTCGTCAAATCCTTTGCCATGGAACGCTATGAAGAAGAGCGATTTTCCAAACGTAATGAAACAAATCGGCAAGCGAATATCAACGCGGCGAAAAATTTTTCTTTATTCGGACCGCTCGTCAATTTCATCAATTATTTAGGGATGGCCATCGTCGTGGTGTTTGGTGCTTGGCAAACGATCGGCGGAGACATGACCGTCGGCATGATCGCCACCTTTATCGTCTATGTGCGCCTTTTGCAAAATCCTATCCGGCGCGTCAGCCGATTAATGAACACCATTCAACAAGCAGCCGCTGCTTATGACCGCATCATGGCAATCTTGGAGACGGAGCCTTCCATTCAAAATCCGGAAAATGCGCAGTCCTTTTCCATCCGTGATGGAGACGTCAAGATCCAGCAAGTTTCTTTTGCCTACGACAACGAACTCGTGATCAAAAATATCGATGTCCATTTTCAAGCCGGAAAAACGACCGCCATCGTCGGCCCTTCAGGTTCCGGGAAAACGACCTTAACGCAATTAATCAGCCGATTTTACGATCCGACCGCGGGCACGATCACCATCGACGGCACACGTATCGATACGGTCACGCTTTCTTCCCTTCGTTCTCAAATTGGCGTTGTCAGCCAAGACATTGTGCTATTTAACGGTACCATTCGTGATAATATTGCTTACGGGTTGCCGAATGCCAGTTTTACCGATATTCAACAAGCAGCACGTATCGCTGACGCGGAAACGTTTATTAACGAGCTTTCGGACGGGTATGACACCACGGTCGGCGAGAGAGGCGTTAAGCTTTCCGGCGGCCAAAAACAACGAATTTCTATCGCCCGTGCCCTCTTAAAAGCGCCGGCAATCATTTTGCTTGATGAAGCTACCTCCTCGCTGGATACGGAAGCGGAAAAAACCATTCAAGCAGGATTGGGCCAGTTGTTACAAAACCGAACAGCAGTCGTGATTGCCCATCGGCTTTCTACCATTCAAAATGCCGATCATATCGTCGTCCTTGACGAGGGCCAAGTGGTGGAACAAGGGACGCATCAGGGATTACTGGCAAAAAACGGACGTTACCGAAGGCTTTATTATTCGCAGTTTCATGAGAAAGTTTTTAGCTAATTCTTAACCGCTATTTCTCCTTTTAAGCTAGAAGATATGTTACAATACTGGGCAACACCTTATTGATGGTTGTCAAAAATGACTTTTTTGCTATAAAGTGTTTTATTCACTTTCATTTATCCGTTATAATCACAAATAGGGAGGTGAGATACAGATGCCATTCGTCATTACTTCACCCTGTGTTGAAGAAAAAAACGGGTCTTGTGTAGAAGTTTGTCCGGTTGATTGCATTGAAGAAGGAAAGGACATGTTCTACATTGATCCGGATATCTGTATAGATTGCGGGGCATGCGAACCCGTATGTCCGGTGGAAGCTATTTATCCGGACGACGAAGTACCTGAAGCAGAAGCCCAATACATTGAATTAAACCGCGCATTTTTTGAAGAATAATGACCGGTTCCCAGGCGCAGGTGTTGACCCCTGAGGGTTAGTCAGCACCTGCTTTTTTTCCACTATCAGGTACTGTGCGATAGGATAAGAAACGTTGTGACTTTCGCCTTTCTTGGCGAAAGTCAAGTTTTTCTAAGATATCGCCATTTTTCTTTGGAATTTTTAAAACTCCCATGATATAACGATAAGAGTTAGGGGGAGCTATACCTATGGGAAAGATAAATGGTCACAATCTTTGGCGCGGGTTAATCATGGGGACCGTTGAAACGATCCCCGGCATCAGCAGTGGTACGATCGCCGTGGTGCTCGGCATCTATGAGCGCTTAATCGCCGCTATTAATGGCTTATCCACGCGGGAATGGAAGCAAAGTTTTGCTTTCCTTATCCCCCTCGTCGCCGGTATTTTTGTAGCCGTGTTTTCGAGCGCCAAGATTCTCAACTGGCTTCTTGATTATTATCCACTTCAACTGTCCTTCTTTTTTTTGGGATTAATTATCGGTATTGTCCCTTTTCTGTTGAAGAAAGTGGAATATAAACGAACGTTTTCCGGCATTCATTATATCGCTTTATGCATATCGCTTCTGCTTATTGCACTGTTTGGCATTATGCAGGGCCCTGCTCATTCGAGTATGCTTGGTTCACTGAACGCAAATCACTATATAGCGATCTTTTTTCTCGGGTGGGTCGCGAGTTCAGCAATGATATTGCCTGGGTTAAGCGGATCTTTTATACTGTTGGTGTTTGGGTATTATGAGACCATTATTGATGCACTGGATCATTTCCATCTCCCGGTTTTACTTACACTCATTGCCGGCATAGGTATCGGGGTGCTCATTACAAGTAAGATTGTCCATTTCTTTTTAAGGCAATTTCCGGTCGGAACATATGCAGTAGTGACGGGCATGGTCTTGGGCTCCGTATTTGTGATCTACCGAGGAATGCCTGCAGACGTTGGAGGGTTCATCGCTTCGATCATCGCCTTGGCCATCGGTTTTTACGTTGCCTTATTACTTGGAAAAGTAGAGCATAAGCAATGAGGGGGCCATAATGGACCATTTGATTTATTTCATCATCATATTTTTGGGAGCGGCCATTCCCTTTATCGAATATATGACCGTTATTCCATTAGGAGTTATTATAGGTCTTCCTCTCCTGCCTACGATCGTTTTAGGATTTGCGGGCAACCTTGTTACCGTACTCTTAGTCATCTTTCTCGTAGATAAAATACGGGAATTTTTACAGAGGAGGAAAAAGCAAAACGCTCGCCTCCCAGCTACGGAAAAAGGAAGCACGAGCAGTTCCAACATCGATCAAGAGTCCAATAATAAAACCGAGGCAACAGCCACAACCGAGGTGGCTTGGGAAGAATCTTTCACCAGCAAACGTAGAGAACGAGCGCAAAAGCTTTGGGATAAATACGGCTTGCCCGGGCTCGCAGTGCTCGGCACCGGGCTGCTAAGCAGCCATTTAACAGCAATGATGGCTTGTACCTTTGGCGCAAATCGTACGTATATCATAATCTGGATGGCAATCAGCCTTGCGCTATGGTCGATCCTTATCGGGATCGCTTTTCAATTGGGAATGGATGCGATTTTTAGATAACGAAACGTTTTTCGCAGAACAAACACCTGTGGCCAGATCCACAGGTGTTTGTTTTAAAACACATTCATTCGAATCAAATCCTCAACACAACGATCAACAATAATATCCAGCCTGCGATAAACGCAACCCCTCCGATCGGCGTGATTGCACCGAGCCAAGTCATTCCGGTAAGCGCCATCGTGTATAGGCTCCCGGA
The Salicibibacter kimchii DNA segment above includes these coding regions:
- a CDS encoding lipoate--protein ligase family protein, coding for MTSLQTFPGNEWRWLNHSEKGLAYSPLHSFAYDDTLCESVGKQDAFPTVHTWVHKPTIVLGTLDSRLPSIHRAIEQQNKNGFDTIVRNSGGLAVFLDPGILNISLIVKDTKTFTINAAYTFMWNFVREMYRDATHEILTGEVVGSYCPGNFDLSIGGTKFAGISQRRLRNGISIQVYLAITGTGSERAEIIRQFYQAAGGDHNPSTPTVEPRTMASLSELYKREMTIADSEARMKRVFNDHGITLTPAQLSSNEEIRFQKRLDLIHGRNKKILGYN
- a CDS encoding ABC transporter ATP-binding protein, producing the protein MRESTLDAKPRKQSVRQMFKDLFSRVRPHWRLILIAVIAVLFVALIEFAIPQFIQYTIDVVIPEAQLDMLAWVIAGIIGGAFLLIGFQFAGSYIMAIVGQRALYDLRNELYSHMQHSDVSFFDNNRTGDLMSRMTNDVNMLQQLLASGLLNLLTDIFIFIAISTYMFYVNWQLATLILLTFPLLFYLTRYFAKRIRTAYLRVQGSLAEMNNHLQDTFSGIRLVKSFAMERYEEERFSKRNETNRQANINAAKNFSLFGPLVNFINYLGMAIVVVFGAWQTIGGDMTVGMIATFIVYVRLLQNPIRRVSRLMNTIQQAAAAYDRIMAILETEPSIQNPENAQSFSIRDGDVKIQQVSFAYDNELVIKNIDVHFQAGKTTAIVGPSGSGKTTLTQLISRFYDPTAGTITIDGTRIDTVTLSSLRSQIGVVSQDIVLFNGTIRDNIAYGLPNASFTDIQQAARIADAETFINELSDGYDTTVGERGVKLSGGQKQRISIARALLKAPAIILLDEATSSLDTEAEKTIQAGLGQLLQNRTAVVIAHRLSTIQNADHIVVLDEGQVVEQGTHQGLLAKNGRYRRLYYSQFHEKVFS
- a CDS encoding DUF2188 domain-containing protein — protein: MAWNMNDYPSSWKNMDRTVRKKAIEIGNAMLEDGHDEGRAIPIATEQAKEWRENASESEIQQFLKEEDTTPENDRDGSRPELLERPQFVTPHSEGGWAVQAEGAYQPSEVFENKKEAVTRGREIARNKGTQLIIHREDDSVEEKHNYER
- a CDS encoding indolepyruvate ferredoxin oxidoreductase subunit alpha, which codes for MPFVITSPCVEEKNGSCVEVCPVDCIEEGKDMFYIDPDICIDCGACEPVCPVEAIYPDDEVPEAEAQYIELNRAFFEE
- the metE gene encoding 5-methyltetrahydropteroyltriglutamate--homocysteine S-methyltransferase, producing the protein MQEEIGLKTSLLGYPRIGEKREWKKALEAHWAGNLSSEDLHAEMKAVRLNHLKKQQDAGIETIPVGDFTYYDHILDASAMFGLVPDRFEYDGGSVSLETYFAMARGNKDVPASEMTKWYNTNYHYIVPEIENKTPTLTANYLLDAYKEAKEELGIEGKPVIIGPYSFLKLAKHYKNDAFPELLTQFTDVYVELFQTLADEGVQWVQVDEPSLVTTIPEEDVPLIRKTYETLQKEVPQLNVLLQTYFEAVSHYEKVIELPVAGIGLDFIHDQGKNLHALQTHGFPKDKVLGAGVIDGRNIWKAKLKDKLVLLNEVQNYVQNDKIWLQPSASLLHTPVTVENEPALDATLKQALSFADEKMEELRLLQELGVGESKAKDKILADNEEIFTALKEKGWRKEEPDTATSKGVSRTLSYEERRKKQLEKWPLPKLPTTTIGSFPQTRDVRRLRARLKKGELTRSEYQSAIQSHIKTWIDHQEEIGLDVLVHGEFERNDMVEYFGERLEGFAFTKNAWVQSYGSRGVKPPIIYGDVRFKEPMTVEETVYAQSLTDKPVKGMLTGPVTILNWSFERDDLPKQQVAFQIAEAMKEEVSALEDAGIEMIQIDEPALREGLPLKREDWPTYLEWAVQAFRVSSSYVENTTQIHTHMCYSEFQDIIDAISALDADVISIETSRSQGDILETFENNVYDKGIGLGVYDIHSPRVPSEEEMLHVMRRALRVLPADLFWVNPDCGLKTRNEEETVAALKTMVTAAEKARAEVTS
- a CDS encoding cell wall hydrolase — its product is MAVIPATEQDVQVLARLMRAEAEGEGNLGMLNAGTTMVNRVRFNCSDFEDIRTIDQMAFQSPGGFEAVQKGHFYQRARDNEIQLARRLIQGERFHPAQRSLWFFRPPGACDPDWFGQPLIGRYKLHCFYEPTPEECPEMK
- the gerQ gene encoding spore coat protein GerQ, coding for MPDVYRQEQMNQQQQQQQQMQQMQQQMEQQQMGALPVEQSYIENILRLNLGKDARVYMTFGNGGNQQSQVFEGRLEAAGRDHIIIVDDNTGRRYLLLMIYLDYVTFDEPLDYEYPFANEGEAGQQLVQYSPR
- a CDS encoding DUF368 domain-containing protein, with protein sequence MGKINGHNLWRGLIMGTVETIPGISSGTIAVVLGIYERLIAAINGLSTREWKQSFAFLIPLVAGIFVAVFSSAKILNWLLDYYPLQLSFFFLGLIIGIVPFLLKKVEYKRTFSGIHYIALCISLLLIALFGIMQGPAHSSMLGSLNANHYIAIFFLGWVASSAMILPGLSGSFILLVFGYYETIIDALDHFHLPVLLTLIAGIGIGVLITSKIVHFFLRQFPVGTYAVVTGMVLGSVFVIYRGMPADVGGFIASIIALAIGFYVALLLGKVEHKQ
- a CDS encoding small multi-drug export protein → MDHLIYFIIIFLGAAIPFIEYMTVIPLGVIIGLPLLPTIVLGFAGNLVTVLLVIFLVDKIREFLQRRKKQNARLPATEKGSTSSSNIDQESNNKTEATATTEVAWEESFTSKRRERAQKLWDKYGLPGLAVLGTGLLSSHLTAMMACTFGANRTYIIIWMAISLALWSILIGIAFQLGMDAIFR
- the hemQ gene encoding hydrogen peroxide-dependent heme synthase, whose product is MPEPAETIDGWYCLHDLRSIDWTSWKHVPEDEKQEILAEFTAMVDKWIDNEQKEEGSYALYSILGQKADLMFMLLRPTMEELEQIEKAFNQSRLAEYTVPAYSYVSVVELGKYMFRGEGDPLEDPSVRERVFPILPKWEHICFYPMDKKREGDDNWYMMPAKDRGQLMYGHGMVGRKYAGYVKQVITGSVGFDDWEWGVTLFAHDVIQFKKLVYEMRFDEASARFAQFGPFYVGNVLEKDNITGYFQV